A genomic segment from Nicotiana tabacum cultivar K326 chromosome 7, ASM71507v2, whole genome shotgun sequence encodes:
- the LOC107822250 gene encoding U-box domain-containing protein 33 isoform X2: MALESPVPEIRQSPVRYPEVDLSGLNLNEEIESPLTPPARVAGDMIYVAVGKDLKESEPTLKWALHKSGGSRICILHVHTPAQKIPMMGTKFNIDQLDVHQVRTYHEKERQDMHKILEKYVLICGRAGVRADKLVVEMDSIEKGIVELVSQRGIGKLVMGAAANKCYSKKMTDLRSKKAIYVRLQAPTFCCIWFVCKGNLVYTRESKSERPNTDSVSPSIPVSPENDTVLRSRSVTEGYNEQVGLRGPFNEYRRVASDNHRIIFSGPTSGGTLRANFPSMSSDRSPSVASRFSSSSYGEMVGDSPTISLARTEGNDTAIDSSTLHHFIPGHHQPSSPSIAESLNDEPAGSMNDELLDRLEQYVAEAEDARREAFEESIKRRKAEKDAIEARRRAKASETIYADELRQRRDIEEALAKGKEEANQMKSKLNKMLADLQAAQAQTSSLEHQLLNSDTTVQELEQKMFSAVDLLQKYRKERDELQVERDDALNIAEALREQHSNGSSTTSASVLFAEFYFHEIEEATRRFDPALKIGEGGYGSIYRGLLRHTHVAIKMLHPHSSQGPSEFQQEVNILSKLRHPNIVTLIGACPEAWALVYEYLPNGSLEDRLTCKDNTPPLSWQTRIRVASELCSALIFLHSCTARGIIHGDLKPANILLDANFVSKLSDFGICRVLSEDEFSEKSTSLCYRTDPKGTFAYLDPEFLDTGELTPKSDVYSFGIILLRLLTGRPALGIKNEVQYALDKGNLKDLLDPTAGDWPFVQAKQLAHLAMNCCEKNGRLRPELSSEVWKVLEPMRASCGASSFRMGSEERCEIPSYFICPIFQETMQDPVVAADGFTYEAEALRGWLDSGHDTSPMTNLALSNTNLVPNHALRSAIQEWLQQH, encoded by the exons ATGGCATTGGAGAGTCCAGTTCCCGAAATCCGACAGAGTCCGGTAAGGTACCCGGAAGTTGATTTGTCGGGTCTGAATTTGAATGAGGAAATTGAAAGTCCATTAACGCCGCCGGCGAGAGTGGCCGGCGATATGATATATGTCGCCGTCGGGAAAGACTTGAAGGAGAGTGAACCTACTCTGAAGTGGGCTTTGCACAAATCTGGTGGAAGTAGAATTTGCATTCTTCATGTTCATACTCCAGCTCAGAAGATACCCATGA TGGGTACAAAGTTTAACATAGATCAGTTGGATGTGCATCAAGTCAGAACATACcatgagaaggaaaggcaagacaTGCACAAGATTTTGGAAAAATACGTTCTGATCTGTGGACGAGCTGGG GTTCGAGCTGATAAATTAGTTGTTGAAATGGATTCAATTGAGAAGGGCATAGTCGAGCTTGTATCGCAGCGTGGTATAGGGAAGCTTGTTATGGGAGCTGCCGCAAACAAGTGCTATTCAAA GAAAATGACTGACCTTAGGTCGAAGAAAGCCATCTATGTGCGGTTACAAGCACCCACATTCTGTTGCATCTGGTTTGTATGCAAAGGGAACCTCGTTTATACAAG AGAAAGTAAGTCAGAGAGACCTAATACGGACAGTGTGTCACCGTCAATTCCAGTAAGTCCCGAAAATGATACCGTTCTAAGATCAAGATCTGTTACAGAGGGTTACAACGAACAAGTAGGGCTCAGGGGCCCTTTCAACGAATATCGGAGAGTTGCTTCTGACAATCACAGGATAATCTTCTCTGGACCTACCTCTGGTGGGACTTTACGGGCTAATTTTCCAAGCATGAGTTCAGATAGAAGTCCCTCAGTGGCTTCACGGTTTTCATCAAGTTCATATGGTGAAATGGTTGGTGATTCACCTACAATTTCCCTTGCAAGAACTGAAGGGAATGATACTGCAATTGACTCATCCACACTGCACCACTTCATTCCTGGTCATCATCAGCCATCTTCTCCAAGTATA GCTGAGAGTTTAAATGATGAGCCAGCTGGAAGCATGAATGATGAACTATTGGATAGACTTGAGCAGTATGTCGCGGAGGCAGAAGATGCAAGGCGAGAAGCTTTTGAAGAATCAATCAAGCGTAGGAAAGCAGAGAAGGATGCAATCGAGGCTAGACGAAGG GCAAAAGCATCAGAGACAATCTATGCCGATGAGTTGAGGCAGAGGAGAGACATAGAGGAAGCACTTGCAAAAGGCAAGGAAGAAGCTAATcaaatgaaatcaaagctaaataAAATGTTGGCAGATCTGCAGGCAGCTCAAGCACAGACATCTTCGCTGGAGCACCAACTCTTAAATTCTGACACAACggtgcaagagttggaacagaaAATGTTCTCTGCTGTCGACCTTTTGCAGAAGTACAGGAAGGAGAGAGATGAACTGCAGGTGGAGCGTGACGATGCACTCAATATAGCTGAGGCGCTGAGGGAACAGCACTCAAACGGGTCCTCGACTACATCTGCATCTGTATTATTTGCTGAATTTTATTTTCATGAAATCGAAGAAGCAACTCGGCGTTTTGACCCAGCCTTGAAAATTGGAGAAGGCGGTTATGGAAGCATTTACCGAGGCCTCCTTCGCCACACTCATGTAGCAATAAAGATGCTGCACCCTCATAGCTCGCAAGGGCCCTCAGAGTTCCAACAGGAG GTCAATATTTTAAGCAAGTTGAGGCATCCAAATATTGTCACTCTTATTGGAGCGTGTCCAGAAGCATGGGCTCTTGTATACGAGTATCTTCCCAACGGAAGCCTGGAAGATCGTCTTACCTGCAAGGATAACACGCCTCCACTGTCGTGGCAAACTAGAATTCGTGTTGCATCAGAGCTTTGCTCTGCTCTCATCTTCCTCCATTCCTGCACCGCTCGGGGCATAATTCATGGTGATCTAAAACCAGCAAATATCTTGCTTGATGCAAACTTTGTGAGCAAGCTTAGTGACTTTGGAATTTGTCGAGTTCTCTCAGAAGACGAATTTTCGGAAAAAAGTACTTCACTTTGTTACAGAACTGACCCAAAAGGCACATTTGCATATTTGGACCCTGAATTCCTCGATACAGGAGAGCTTACTCCAAAGTCTGATGTCTATTCATTTGGGATTATATTACTTAGGCTGTTGACTGGGAGGCCTGCATTGGGAATAAAAAATGAAGTCCAATATGCATTAGATAAAGGAAATTTGAAAGATCTGCTGGATCCAACTGCTGGAGACTGGCCGTTTGTGCAAGCCAAGCAGTTGGCTCACTTAGCTATGAATTGCTGTGAGAAGAATGGGAGGCTCCGCCCTGAACTTTCTTCAGAGGTGTGGAAGGTGCTTGAACCAATGAGAGCTTCATGTGGGGCATCATCTTTTAGGATGGGTTCTGAAGAGCGTTGTGAAATTCCATCCTATTTTATTTGTCCAATATTTCAG GAAACTATGCAAGATCCAGTAGTAGCAGCTGATGGATTCACGTACGAAGCAGAAGCGTTAAGAGGATGGTTGGATAGCGGACATGACACCTCGCCCATGACAAACCTTGCACTGTCGAATACGAATCTTGTTCCCAACCATGCTCTCCGTTCTGCAATTCAGGAGTGGCTGCAACAGCATTGA
- the LOC107822250 gene encoding U-box domain-containing protein 33 isoform X1, protein MALESPVPEIRQSPVRYPEVDLSGLNLNEEIESPLTPPARVAGDMIYVAVGKDLKESEPTLKWALHKSGGSRICILHVHTPAQKIPMMGTKFNIDQLDVHQVRTYHEKERQDMHKILEKYVLICGRAGVRADKLVVEMDSIEKGIVELVSQRGIGKLVMGAAANKCYSKKMTDLRSKKAIYVRLQAPTFCCIWFVCKGNLVYTRESKSERPNTDSVSPSIPVSPENDTVLRSRSVTEGYNEQVGLRGPFNEYRRVASDNHRIIFSGPTSGGTLRANFPSMSSDRSPSVASRFSSSSYGEMVGDSPTISLARTEGNDTAIDSSTLHHFIPGHHQPSSPSIQAESLNDEPAGSMNDELLDRLEQYVAEAEDARREAFEESIKRRKAEKDAIEARRRAKASETIYADELRQRRDIEEALAKGKEEANQMKSKLNKMLADLQAAQAQTSSLEHQLLNSDTTVQELEQKMFSAVDLLQKYRKERDELQVERDDALNIAEALREQHSNGSSTTSASVLFAEFYFHEIEEATRRFDPALKIGEGGYGSIYRGLLRHTHVAIKMLHPHSSQGPSEFQQEVNILSKLRHPNIVTLIGACPEAWALVYEYLPNGSLEDRLTCKDNTPPLSWQTRIRVASELCSALIFLHSCTARGIIHGDLKPANILLDANFVSKLSDFGICRVLSEDEFSEKSTSLCYRTDPKGTFAYLDPEFLDTGELTPKSDVYSFGIILLRLLTGRPALGIKNEVQYALDKGNLKDLLDPTAGDWPFVQAKQLAHLAMNCCEKNGRLRPELSSEVWKVLEPMRASCGASSFRMGSEERCEIPSYFICPIFQETMQDPVVAADGFTYEAEALRGWLDSGHDTSPMTNLALSNTNLVPNHALRSAIQEWLQQH, encoded by the exons ATGGCATTGGAGAGTCCAGTTCCCGAAATCCGACAGAGTCCGGTAAGGTACCCGGAAGTTGATTTGTCGGGTCTGAATTTGAATGAGGAAATTGAAAGTCCATTAACGCCGCCGGCGAGAGTGGCCGGCGATATGATATATGTCGCCGTCGGGAAAGACTTGAAGGAGAGTGAACCTACTCTGAAGTGGGCTTTGCACAAATCTGGTGGAAGTAGAATTTGCATTCTTCATGTTCATACTCCAGCTCAGAAGATACCCATGA TGGGTACAAAGTTTAACATAGATCAGTTGGATGTGCATCAAGTCAGAACATACcatgagaaggaaaggcaagacaTGCACAAGATTTTGGAAAAATACGTTCTGATCTGTGGACGAGCTGGG GTTCGAGCTGATAAATTAGTTGTTGAAATGGATTCAATTGAGAAGGGCATAGTCGAGCTTGTATCGCAGCGTGGTATAGGGAAGCTTGTTATGGGAGCTGCCGCAAACAAGTGCTATTCAAA GAAAATGACTGACCTTAGGTCGAAGAAAGCCATCTATGTGCGGTTACAAGCACCCACATTCTGTTGCATCTGGTTTGTATGCAAAGGGAACCTCGTTTATACAAG AGAAAGTAAGTCAGAGAGACCTAATACGGACAGTGTGTCACCGTCAATTCCAGTAAGTCCCGAAAATGATACCGTTCTAAGATCAAGATCTGTTACAGAGGGTTACAACGAACAAGTAGGGCTCAGGGGCCCTTTCAACGAATATCGGAGAGTTGCTTCTGACAATCACAGGATAATCTTCTCTGGACCTACCTCTGGTGGGACTTTACGGGCTAATTTTCCAAGCATGAGTTCAGATAGAAGTCCCTCAGTGGCTTCACGGTTTTCATCAAGTTCATATGGTGAAATGGTTGGTGATTCACCTACAATTTCCCTTGCAAGAACTGAAGGGAATGATACTGCAATTGACTCATCCACACTGCACCACTTCATTCCTGGTCATCATCAGCCATCTTCTCCAAGTATA CAGGCTGAGAGTTTAAATGATGAGCCAGCTGGAAGCATGAATGATGAACTATTGGATAGACTTGAGCAGTATGTCGCGGAGGCAGAAGATGCAAGGCGAGAAGCTTTTGAAGAATCAATCAAGCGTAGGAAAGCAGAGAAGGATGCAATCGAGGCTAGACGAAGG GCAAAAGCATCAGAGACAATCTATGCCGATGAGTTGAGGCAGAGGAGAGACATAGAGGAAGCACTTGCAAAAGGCAAGGAAGAAGCTAATcaaatgaaatcaaagctaaataAAATGTTGGCAGATCTGCAGGCAGCTCAAGCACAGACATCTTCGCTGGAGCACCAACTCTTAAATTCTGACACAACggtgcaagagttggaacagaaAATGTTCTCTGCTGTCGACCTTTTGCAGAAGTACAGGAAGGAGAGAGATGAACTGCAGGTGGAGCGTGACGATGCACTCAATATAGCTGAGGCGCTGAGGGAACAGCACTCAAACGGGTCCTCGACTACATCTGCATCTGTATTATTTGCTGAATTTTATTTTCATGAAATCGAAGAAGCAACTCGGCGTTTTGACCCAGCCTTGAAAATTGGAGAAGGCGGTTATGGAAGCATTTACCGAGGCCTCCTTCGCCACACTCATGTAGCAATAAAGATGCTGCACCCTCATAGCTCGCAAGGGCCCTCAGAGTTCCAACAGGAG GTCAATATTTTAAGCAAGTTGAGGCATCCAAATATTGTCACTCTTATTGGAGCGTGTCCAGAAGCATGGGCTCTTGTATACGAGTATCTTCCCAACGGAAGCCTGGAAGATCGTCTTACCTGCAAGGATAACACGCCTCCACTGTCGTGGCAAACTAGAATTCGTGTTGCATCAGAGCTTTGCTCTGCTCTCATCTTCCTCCATTCCTGCACCGCTCGGGGCATAATTCATGGTGATCTAAAACCAGCAAATATCTTGCTTGATGCAAACTTTGTGAGCAAGCTTAGTGACTTTGGAATTTGTCGAGTTCTCTCAGAAGACGAATTTTCGGAAAAAAGTACTTCACTTTGTTACAGAACTGACCCAAAAGGCACATTTGCATATTTGGACCCTGAATTCCTCGATACAGGAGAGCTTACTCCAAAGTCTGATGTCTATTCATTTGGGATTATATTACTTAGGCTGTTGACTGGGAGGCCTGCATTGGGAATAAAAAATGAAGTCCAATATGCATTAGATAAAGGAAATTTGAAAGATCTGCTGGATCCAACTGCTGGAGACTGGCCGTTTGTGCAAGCCAAGCAGTTGGCTCACTTAGCTATGAATTGCTGTGAGAAGAATGGGAGGCTCCGCCCTGAACTTTCTTCAGAGGTGTGGAAGGTGCTTGAACCAATGAGAGCTTCATGTGGGGCATCATCTTTTAGGATGGGTTCTGAAGAGCGTTGTGAAATTCCATCCTATTTTATTTGTCCAATATTTCAG GAAACTATGCAAGATCCAGTAGTAGCAGCTGATGGATTCACGTACGAAGCAGAAGCGTTAAGAGGATGGTTGGATAGCGGACATGACACCTCGCCCATGACAAACCTTGCACTGTCGAATACGAATCTTGTTCCCAACCATGCTCTCCGTTCTGCAATTCAGGAGTGGCTGCAACAGCATTGA
- the LOC107822250 gene encoding U-box domain-containing protein 33 isoform X4, translating to MVFAVGTKFNIDQLDVHQVRTYHEKERQDMHKILEKYVLICGRAGVRADKLVVEMDSIEKGIVELVSQRGIGKLVMGAAANKCYSKKMTDLRSKKAIYVRLQAPTFCCIWFVCKGNLVYTRESKSERPNTDSVSPSIPVSPENDTVLRSRSVTEGYNEQVGLRGPFNEYRRVASDNHRIIFSGPTSGGTLRANFPSMSSDRSPSVASRFSSSSYGEMVGDSPTISLARTEGNDTAIDSSTLHHFIPGHHQPSSPSIAESLNDEPAGSMNDELLDRLEQYVAEAEDARREAFEESIKRRKAEKDAIEARRRAKASETIYADELRQRRDIEEALAKGKEEANQMKSKLNKMLADLQAAQAQTSSLEHQLLNSDTTVQELEQKMFSAVDLLQKYRKERDELQVERDDALNIAEALREQHSNGSSTTSASVLFAEFYFHEIEEATRRFDPALKIGEGGYGSIYRGLLRHTHVAIKMLHPHSSQGPSEFQQEVNILSKLRHPNIVTLIGACPEAWALVYEYLPNGSLEDRLTCKDNTPPLSWQTRIRVASELCSALIFLHSCTARGIIHGDLKPANILLDANFVSKLSDFGICRVLSEDEFSEKSTSLCYRTDPKGTFAYLDPEFLDTGELTPKSDVYSFGIILLRLLTGRPALGIKNEVQYALDKGNLKDLLDPTAGDWPFVQAKQLAHLAMNCCEKNGRLRPELSSEVWKVLEPMRASCGASSFRMGSEERCEIPSYFICPIFQETMQDPVVAADGFTYEAEALRGWLDSGHDTSPMTNLALSNTNLVPNHALRSAIQEWLQQH from the exons ATGGTTTTTGCAGTGGGTACAAAGTTTAACATAGATCAGTTGGATGTGCATCAAGTCAGAACATACcatgagaaggaaaggcaagacaTGCACAAGATTTTGGAAAAATACGTTCTGATCTGTGGACGAGCTGGG GTTCGAGCTGATAAATTAGTTGTTGAAATGGATTCAATTGAGAAGGGCATAGTCGAGCTTGTATCGCAGCGTGGTATAGGGAAGCTTGTTATGGGAGCTGCCGCAAACAAGTGCTATTCAAA GAAAATGACTGACCTTAGGTCGAAGAAAGCCATCTATGTGCGGTTACAAGCACCCACATTCTGTTGCATCTGGTTTGTATGCAAAGGGAACCTCGTTTATACAAG AGAAAGTAAGTCAGAGAGACCTAATACGGACAGTGTGTCACCGTCAATTCCAGTAAGTCCCGAAAATGATACCGTTCTAAGATCAAGATCTGTTACAGAGGGTTACAACGAACAAGTAGGGCTCAGGGGCCCTTTCAACGAATATCGGAGAGTTGCTTCTGACAATCACAGGATAATCTTCTCTGGACCTACCTCTGGTGGGACTTTACGGGCTAATTTTCCAAGCATGAGTTCAGATAGAAGTCCCTCAGTGGCTTCACGGTTTTCATCAAGTTCATATGGTGAAATGGTTGGTGATTCACCTACAATTTCCCTTGCAAGAACTGAAGGGAATGATACTGCAATTGACTCATCCACACTGCACCACTTCATTCCTGGTCATCATCAGCCATCTTCTCCAAGTATA GCTGAGAGTTTAAATGATGAGCCAGCTGGAAGCATGAATGATGAACTATTGGATAGACTTGAGCAGTATGTCGCGGAGGCAGAAGATGCAAGGCGAGAAGCTTTTGAAGAATCAATCAAGCGTAGGAAAGCAGAGAAGGATGCAATCGAGGCTAGACGAAGG GCAAAAGCATCAGAGACAATCTATGCCGATGAGTTGAGGCAGAGGAGAGACATAGAGGAAGCACTTGCAAAAGGCAAGGAAGAAGCTAATcaaatgaaatcaaagctaaataAAATGTTGGCAGATCTGCAGGCAGCTCAAGCACAGACATCTTCGCTGGAGCACCAACTCTTAAATTCTGACACAACggtgcaagagttggaacagaaAATGTTCTCTGCTGTCGACCTTTTGCAGAAGTACAGGAAGGAGAGAGATGAACTGCAGGTGGAGCGTGACGATGCACTCAATATAGCTGAGGCGCTGAGGGAACAGCACTCAAACGGGTCCTCGACTACATCTGCATCTGTATTATTTGCTGAATTTTATTTTCATGAAATCGAAGAAGCAACTCGGCGTTTTGACCCAGCCTTGAAAATTGGAGAAGGCGGTTATGGAAGCATTTACCGAGGCCTCCTTCGCCACACTCATGTAGCAATAAAGATGCTGCACCCTCATAGCTCGCAAGGGCCCTCAGAGTTCCAACAGGAG GTCAATATTTTAAGCAAGTTGAGGCATCCAAATATTGTCACTCTTATTGGAGCGTGTCCAGAAGCATGGGCTCTTGTATACGAGTATCTTCCCAACGGAAGCCTGGAAGATCGTCTTACCTGCAAGGATAACACGCCTCCACTGTCGTGGCAAACTAGAATTCGTGTTGCATCAGAGCTTTGCTCTGCTCTCATCTTCCTCCATTCCTGCACCGCTCGGGGCATAATTCATGGTGATCTAAAACCAGCAAATATCTTGCTTGATGCAAACTTTGTGAGCAAGCTTAGTGACTTTGGAATTTGTCGAGTTCTCTCAGAAGACGAATTTTCGGAAAAAAGTACTTCACTTTGTTACAGAACTGACCCAAAAGGCACATTTGCATATTTGGACCCTGAATTCCTCGATACAGGAGAGCTTACTCCAAAGTCTGATGTCTATTCATTTGGGATTATATTACTTAGGCTGTTGACTGGGAGGCCTGCATTGGGAATAAAAAATGAAGTCCAATATGCATTAGATAAAGGAAATTTGAAAGATCTGCTGGATCCAACTGCTGGAGACTGGCCGTTTGTGCAAGCCAAGCAGTTGGCTCACTTAGCTATGAATTGCTGTGAGAAGAATGGGAGGCTCCGCCCTGAACTTTCTTCAGAGGTGTGGAAGGTGCTTGAACCAATGAGAGCTTCATGTGGGGCATCATCTTTTAGGATGGGTTCTGAAGAGCGTTGTGAAATTCCATCCTATTTTATTTGTCCAATATTTCAG GAAACTATGCAAGATCCAGTAGTAGCAGCTGATGGATTCACGTACGAAGCAGAAGCGTTAAGAGGATGGTTGGATAGCGGACATGACACCTCGCCCATGACAAACCTTGCACTGTCGAATACGAATCTTGTTCCCAACCATGCTCTCCGTTCTGCAATTCAGGAGTGGCTGCAACAGCATTGA
- the LOC107822250 gene encoding U-box domain-containing protein 33 isoform X3, with protein MVFAVGTKFNIDQLDVHQVRTYHEKERQDMHKILEKYVLICGRAGVRADKLVVEMDSIEKGIVELVSQRGIGKLVMGAAANKCYSKKMTDLRSKKAIYVRLQAPTFCCIWFVCKGNLVYTRESKSERPNTDSVSPSIPVSPENDTVLRSRSVTEGYNEQVGLRGPFNEYRRVASDNHRIIFSGPTSGGTLRANFPSMSSDRSPSVASRFSSSSYGEMVGDSPTISLARTEGNDTAIDSSTLHHFIPGHHQPSSPSIQAESLNDEPAGSMNDELLDRLEQYVAEAEDARREAFEESIKRRKAEKDAIEARRRAKASETIYADELRQRRDIEEALAKGKEEANQMKSKLNKMLADLQAAQAQTSSLEHQLLNSDTTVQELEQKMFSAVDLLQKYRKERDELQVERDDALNIAEALREQHSNGSSTTSASVLFAEFYFHEIEEATRRFDPALKIGEGGYGSIYRGLLRHTHVAIKMLHPHSSQGPSEFQQEVNILSKLRHPNIVTLIGACPEAWALVYEYLPNGSLEDRLTCKDNTPPLSWQTRIRVASELCSALIFLHSCTARGIIHGDLKPANILLDANFVSKLSDFGICRVLSEDEFSEKSTSLCYRTDPKGTFAYLDPEFLDTGELTPKSDVYSFGIILLRLLTGRPALGIKNEVQYALDKGNLKDLLDPTAGDWPFVQAKQLAHLAMNCCEKNGRLRPELSSEVWKVLEPMRASCGASSFRMGSEERCEIPSYFICPIFQETMQDPVVAADGFTYEAEALRGWLDSGHDTSPMTNLALSNTNLVPNHALRSAIQEWLQQH; from the exons ATGGTTTTTGCAGTGGGTACAAAGTTTAACATAGATCAGTTGGATGTGCATCAAGTCAGAACATACcatgagaaggaaaggcaagacaTGCACAAGATTTTGGAAAAATACGTTCTGATCTGTGGACGAGCTGGG GTTCGAGCTGATAAATTAGTTGTTGAAATGGATTCAATTGAGAAGGGCATAGTCGAGCTTGTATCGCAGCGTGGTATAGGGAAGCTTGTTATGGGAGCTGCCGCAAACAAGTGCTATTCAAA GAAAATGACTGACCTTAGGTCGAAGAAAGCCATCTATGTGCGGTTACAAGCACCCACATTCTGTTGCATCTGGTTTGTATGCAAAGGGAACCTCGTTTATACAAG AGAAAGTAAGTCAGAGAGACCTAATACGGACAGTGTGTCACCGTCAATTCCAGTAAGTCCCGAAAATGATACCGTTCTAAGATCAAGATCTGTTACAGAGGGTTACAACGAACAAGTAGGGCTCAGGGGCCCTTTCAACGAATATCGGAGAGTTGCTTCTGACAATCACAGGATAATCTTCTCTGGACCTACCTCTGGTGGGACTTTACGGGCTAATTTTCCAAGCATGAGTTCAGATAGAAGTCCCTCAGTGGCTTCACGGTTTTCATCAAGTTCATATGGTGAAATGGTTGGTGATTCACCTACAATTTCCCTTGCAAGAACTGAAGGGAATGATACTGCAATTGACTCATCCACACTGCACCACTTCATTCCTGGTCATCATCAGCCATCTTCTCCAAGTATA CAGGCTGAGAGTTTAAATGATGAGCCAGCTGGAAGCATGAATGATGAACTATTGGATAGACTTGAGCAGTATGTCGCGGAGGCAGAAGATGCAAGGCGAGAAGCTTTTGAAGAATCAATCAAGCGTAGGAAAGCAGAGAAGGATGCAATCGAGGCTAGACGAAGG GCAAAAGCATCAGAGACAATCTATGCCGATGAGTTGAGGCAGAGGAGAGACATAGAGGAAGCACTTGCAAAAGGCAAGGAAGAAGCTAATcaaatgaaatcaaagctaaataAAATGTTGGCAGATCTGCAGGCAGCTCAAGCACAGACATCTTCGCTGGAGCACCAACTCTTAAATTCTGACACAACggtgcaagagttggaacagaaAATGTTCTCTGCTGTCGACCTTTTGCAGAAGTACAGGAAGGAGAGAGATGAACTGCAGGTGGAGCGTGACGATGCACTCAATATAGCTGAGGCGCTGAGGGAACAGCACTCAAACGGGTCCTCGACTACATCTGCATCTGTATTATTTGCTGAATTTTATTTTCATGAAATCGAAGAAGCAACTCGGCGTTTTGACCCAGCCTTGAAAATTGGAGAAGGCGGTTATGGAAGCATTTACCGAGGCCTCCTTCGCCACACTCATGTAGCAATAAAGATGCTGCACCCTCATAGCTCGCAAGGGCCCTCAGAGTTCCAACAGGAG GTCAATATTTTAAGCAAGTTGAGGCATCCAAATATTGTCACTCTTATTGGAGCGTGTCCAGAAGCATGGGCTCTTGTATACGAGTATCTTCCCAACGGAAGCCTGGAAGATCGTCTTACCTGCAAGGATAACACGCCTCCACTGTCGTGGCAAACTAGAATTCGTGTTGCATCAGAGCTTTGCTCTGCTCTCATCTTCCTCCATTCCTGCACCGCTCGGGGCATAATTCATGGTGATCTAAAACCAGCAAATATCTTGCTTGATGCAAACTTTGTGAGCAAGCTTAGTGACTTTGGAATTTGTCGAGTTCTCTCAGAAGACGAATTTTCGGAAAAAAGTACTTCACTTTGTTACAGAACTGACCCAAAAGGCACATTTGCATATTTGGACCCTGAATTCCTCGATACAGGAGAGCTTACTCCAAAGTCTGATGTCTATTCATTTGGGATTATATTACTTAGGCTGTTGACTGGGAGGCCTGCATTGGGAATAAAAAATGAAGTCCAATATGCATTAGATAAAGGAAATTTGAAAGATCTGCTGGATCCAACTGCTGGAGACTGGCCGTTTGTGCAAGCCAAGCAGTTGGCTCACTTAGCTATGAATTGCTGTGAGAAGAATGGGAGGCTCCGCCCTGAACTTTCTTCAGAGGTGTGGAAGGTGCTTGAACCAATGAGAGCTTCATGTGGGGCATCATCTTTTAGGATGGGTTCTGAAGAGCGTTGTGAAATTCCATCCTATTTTATTTGTCCAATATTTCAG GAAACTATGCAAGATCCAGTAGTAGCAGCTGATGGATTCACGTACGAAGCAGAAGCGTTAAGAGGATGGTTGGATAGCGGACATGACACCTCGCCCATGACAAACCTTGCACTGTCGAATACGAATCTTGTTCCCAACCATGCTCTCCGTTCTGCAATTCAGGAGTGGCTGCAACAGCATTGA
- the LOC142162358 gene encoding uncharacterized protein LOC142162358, with amino-acid sequence MCVVSDRHESILKATSVVYPGLAHYSCMWHIWTNIRSKFKKGHLQLHELYFATARSYTMDEFNERMLKIEEVDLRVKSYLYDIGYHRWSRVHATVNRTFTMMSNIAESLNAVTKDARELPIFDLFEYMRTLLERWTKEKLSKAKGTFTYLGHKYNKELEDNNHIHTVLDGVKRYIVCLENKKCSCGQFQLNELPCAHALAALRHRNETYENYCSPYYTRKSLLLTYEMPVNPLPDEGK; translated from the exons ATGTGTGTTGTTTCAGATAGGCATGAGAGTATACTGAAGGCAACATCAGTTGTCTATCCGGGATTGGCACACTACTCTTGCATGTGGCATATATGGACAAATATAAGGTCAAAATTCAAGAAGGGACATCTACAATTACATGAATTGTACTTTGCTACAGCACGGTCATACACTAtggatgaatttaatgaaaggatgTTGAAGATTGAAGAGGTAGACCTGCGTGTAAAGTCTTACCTATATGATATTGGCTATCATAGATGGTCAAGAGTACATGCAACGGTGAATAGAACTTTTACTATGATGTCAAACATTGCCGAGTCGTTGAATGCTGTAACAAAAGATGCAAGAGAGCTTCCAATATTTGATCTATTTGAGTATATGAGGACTCTTCTTGAACGTTGGACAAAAGAAAAGTTATCGAAGGCAAAGGGTACTTTCACATACCTTGGTCACAAATACAACAAAGAATTGGAAGACAACA atcatataCATACTGTGTTAGATGGTGTGAAGCGGTACATTGTGTGTCTAGAAAACAAGAAATGTAGCTGTGGACAATTCCAACTTAATGAACTTCCATGTGCGCATGCTTTGGCAGCATTAAGGCATAGGAATGAAACATACGAAAACTATTGCTCTCCGTATTACACAAGGAAGAGCCTTCTGCTTACCTATGAAATGCCAGTAAATCCTCTTCCTGATGAAGGCAAATAG